The Engystomops pustulosus chromosome 4, aEngPut4.maternal, whole genome shotgun sequence genome contains a region encoding:
- the TBC1D9B gene encoding TBC1 domain family member 9B isoform X1: MWLNPEEVLLANALWVTERANPFFILQRRRGHGKGGGLTGLLVGTLDVVLDSSARVAPYRILHQTQESQIYWTVACGSSRKEITEHWEWLENNLLQTLSIFENEDDITTFVKGKIHGIIAEENKSLLPKDEEDPGKFKEAELKMRKQFGMPEVEKLVNYYSCSYWKGRVPRQGWLYLTVNHLCFYSFLLGKEVTLIIQWLDVTQLEKNATLLFPECIKVSTRDNEYFFSMFLNISETFKLMEQLANIAMRQLLDNEGFLEDRNLPKPTRPLKNISALKRDLDARAKNEQYRATFRLPRDERLDGHTDCTLWTPFAKIHIPGQMFVSNNYICFASKEEEACHLIIPLREVTIVEKADSSSVLPSPLSISTKGKMTFLFANLKDRNFLVQRISDFLQRTSLQSAGGDNGGDQRAVTRKGSSGNATYEAPKLVPSSPIDDGSSIPQKINNTEAPTTSHGLLKLYQREDNEEQGPKWTKEKMKEESWNIHFFEYGRGMCMYRTSKTRELVLKGIPENLRGELWLLFSGALNEMATHPGYYADLVEKSTGQCNLATDEIERDLHRSMPEHPAFQNDLGIAALRRVLTAYAFRNPNIGYCQAMNIVTSVLLLYCNEEEAFWLLVSLCERMLPDYYNTRVVGALVDQGVFEELTRDFLPQLSEKMQDLGVISTISLSWFLTLFLSVMPFESAVVVVDCFFYEGIKLILQLSLAVLEANNESLLNSNDEGEAMTVLGRYLDNVVNKHSVSPPIPHLHALLTSGDEPPVEVDIFDLIKASYEKFNSLRADDIEQMRFKQRLKVIQSLEDSAKRSVVRAISTDLGFSMEELDDMYVLFKAQHLMSCYWGGNRTSSNRHDPSLPYLEQYRIDLEQFQELFTQLTPWSFGPHTSILAARIFRLLDTNKDSLINFKEFVTGLGGMYHGDMTDKLKFLYKLHLPPALSAEETESALEATNFFTEDVTPEVPPYLSELDLILQSEFPDSEGQGNGSTSENSDSQDKKEEKTASAPDYKYYLRMWANEKEKKKETIKDLPKMNQEQFIELCKTFYNMFSEDPVEQELYHAIATVASLLLRIGEVGKKFSNPPLRNSEGGQTNMTRDPSSEEEEQTSGLEGSTKEDQTTVPIAVPGNSQSAITQDDIQKLKKEVGNAERNSPPTQPTSDDDTKDDTSVSSYSMVSASSLQCEDIADDTVLVGCDAGNATPKYGSTIDAEWSISFEQILASMLTEQALVSYFEKKADITQKIKQKKVERQISSSSEHELSSVSG, from the exons gTTTGCTAGTgggaactcttgatgttgtatTGGACTCCAGCGCCCGTGTCGCCCCTTATCGAATATTACACCAGACCCAGGAATCCCAGATCTATTGGACTGTGGCTTGTG GATCATCGCGGAAGGAGATCACCGagcactgggagtggctggagaACAATCTTCTGCAGACTCTCTCCATCTTTGAAAATGAGGACGACATCACAACATTTGTCAAAGGGAAAATCCAT GGAATCATCGCTGAGGAGAACAAGAGTCTGCTGCCCAAGGATGAAGAGGACCCTGGGAAGTTCAAGGAAGCCGAACTGAAGATGCGGAAGCAGTTTGGGATGCCTGAGGTGGAGAAGCTGGTAAACTACTACTCCTGCAGCTACTGGAAGGGGCGGGTGCCCAGACAAGGGTGGCTCTACCTGACGGTCAACCATCTCTGCTTCTATTCATTTTTGTTGGGAAAAGAAG TGACATTGATCATCCAGTGGCTGGATGTGACTCAGCTTGAGAAGAACGCGACGCTGCTTTTCCCAGAGTGTATCAAGGTCAGCACCAGGGACAATGAATATTTTTTCTCGATGTTCCTCAACATCAGCGAAACTTTCAAGCTCATGGAACAGCTGGCCAACATTGCCATGAGACAGCTTCTAGACAACGAGGGCTTCCTAGAGGATCGGAACCTGCCCAAACCTACACGTCCGCTCAAAAACATCTCCGCTCTGaagag AGACCTGGATGCTCGGGCAAAGAATGAACAGTATCGCGCTACCTTCCGACTTCCCAGGGATGAGAGGCTGGACGGACACACGGATTGTACACTGTGGACACCGTTTGCCAAGATACATATCCCTGGTCAGATGTTTGTTTCCAATAACTACATTTGCTTTGCCagcaaggaggaggaggcatgtcACCTTATCATACCCCTCCGGGAG GTAACCATAGTGGAGAAGGCGGATAGCTCCAGCGTGCTTCCCAGTCCATTGTCCATCAGTACCAAAGGGAAAATGACCTTTCTGTTTGCCAATCTTAAAGACAGAAACTTTCTGGTCCAGCGCATCTCGGATTTCCTTCAGAGGACGTcgctgcagagtgctgggggagaCAACGGCGGGGACCAACGGGCTGTGACGCGGAAAGGAAGCAGCGGAAATGCAACATATGAG GCACCAAAACTAGTCCCCAGTAGTCCAATAGATGATGGATCCAGCATTCCCCAGAAGATCAATAACACAGAGGCTCCTACGACCTCTCACGGGCTCCTGAAACTCTATCAGAGAGAAGACAATGAAGAGCAAGGTCCAAAATGG ACCAAGGAGAAAATGAAGGAGGAGTCCTGGAACATCCACTTCTTTGAGTATGGCCGTGGGATGTGCATGTATCGGACATCCAAGACCCGTGAACTTGTTCTGAAAGGCATTCCCGAAAACTTACGAGGGGAACTCTGGCTCTTGTTCTCAG GGGCCTTGAATGAGATGGCTACACACCCGGGTTATTATGCTGATCTGGTTGAGAAATCCACAGGACAATGTAACCTTGCAACAGATGAGATAGAACGTGACCTCCATCGCTCTATGCCTGAGCACCCTGCCTTCCAGAACGACCTAGGAATAGCTGCGTTACGCCGCGTGCTGACCGCTTATGCTTTCCGTAACCCTAATATTGGCTACTGCCAG GCGATGAATATAGTGACCTCTGTTCTGCTTCTCTACTGCAATGAGGAAGAGGCGTTCTGGCTGCTGGTTTCTCTGTGTGAGCGGATGCTTCCCGATTATTACAACACTCGGGTTGTGG GAGCCTTAGTGGACCAGGGTGTGTTTGAAGAACTGACACGAGATTTCCTGCCGCAGCTGTCTGAGAAGATGCAGGACCTGGGAGTGATCTCCACCATTTCTCTGTCTTGGTTCCTCACCTTGTTCCTCAGCGTCATGCCCTTTGAGAGCGCCGTGGTGGTTGTCGACTGCTTTTTCTATGAAGGGATCAAACTGATTCTGCAGTTGTCGCTGGCTGTGCTCGAGGCCAACAATGAAAGCCTGTTAAACTCCAACGATGAAGGGGAAGCCATGACTGTTCTTGGCAG ATATCTTGACAATGTGGTGAACAAGCACAGCGTGTCCCCTCCGATCCCCCACCTGCACGCCCTTCTCACCAGTGGAGATGAACCTCCGGTTGAAGTTGACATATTCGACCTCATCAAAGCTTCTTACGAG AAGTTCAACAGCCTGAGAGCAGATGACATAGAGCAGATGCGGTTTAAGCAGAGGCTGAAGGTGATACAGTCTTTGGAGGATTCAGCAAAGAGAAGTGTg GTGAGAGCCATTTCCACCGATCTTGGCTTTTCCATGGAAGAACTTGATGATATGTATGTTCTGTTCAAG GCTCAGCATCTGATGAGCTGTTACTGGGGAGGGAACCGCACATCCAGCAATCGCCATGACCCCAGCCTGCCATATCTGGAGCAGTACCGCATAGATCTGGAACAGTTTCAGGAGTTATTCACTCAACTCACCCCTTGGTCTTTTGGCCCGCACACTTCCATCCTGGCTGCCCGCATTTTCCGATTGTTGGACACCAACAAAGATTCGCTAATAAACTTTAAGGAGTTTGTAACTGGACTTG GAGGAATGTATCACGGTGATATGACGGACAAGCTTAAATTTCTGTACAAACTACATCTGCCACCTG CTCTGAGTGCAGAAGAAACAGAATCCGCCCTGGAAGCCACAAACTTCTTCACTGAGGATGTAACTCCAGAAG TACCTCCCTATCTCTCCGAACTGGATCTTATTCTCCAGAGTGAGTTCCCAg ACTCTGAAGGACAGGGCAATGGATCAACATCTGAGAACAGTGACTCCCAAGATAAAAAAG AGGAGAAAACAGCCAGCGCTCCTGACTACAAGTACTACCTGCGCATGTGGGCTAatgagaaggagaagaagaaggagactaTCAAGGATCTGCCCAAGATGAACCAG GAGCAGTTCATTGAGCTATGCAAGACATTTTACAACATGTTCAGCGAGGACCCCGTTGAACAAGAACTATACCACGCCATAGCCACGGTGGCGAGCCTGCTGCTGCGTATTGGTGAGGTGGGAAAGAAGTTCTCCAATCCTCCCCTTAGGAATTCTGAGGGGGGGCAAACAAATATGACTAGAGATCCCTCCAGTGAGGAAGAGGAGCAAACCTCGGGCCTAGAGGGAAGCACGAAAGAAGATCAGACTACGGTACCCATTGCCGTTCCTGGAAACTCTCAGTCTGCTATCACCCAAGATGACatccaaaaactgaaaaaagaagTGGGTAACGCTGAAAGAAACAGCCCTCCTACACAGCCCACCTCGGATGACGACACCAAGGATGATACGTCCGTCTCCTCTTACTCCATGGTGAGCGCCAGCTCGCTCCAGTGCGAGGATATCGCGGATGACACAGTGTTAGTCGGGTGCGACGCTGGCAACGCAACGCCCAAGTACGGCAGCACCATAGACGCAGAATGGTCAATCTCCTTTGAACAGATTCTGGCTTCCATGTTGACGGAGCAAGCCCTGGTCAGCTACTTTGAGAAAAAAGCGGACATTACGCAGAAGATTAAGCAGAAGAAAGTCGAAAGACAAATCAGCTCCTCGAGCGAACATGAACTCTCTTCTGTCTCGGGATGA
- the TBC1D9B gene encoding TBC1 domain family member 9B isoform X2 has translation MWLNPEEVLLANALWVTERANPFFILQRRRGHGKGGGLTGLLVGTLDVVLDSSARVAPYRILHQTQESQIYWTVACGSSRKEITEHWEWLENNLLQTLSIFENEDDITTFVKGKIHGIIAEENKSLLPKDEEDPGKFKEAELKMRKQFGMPEVEKLVNYYSCSYWKGRVPRQGWLYLTVNHLCFYSFLLGKEVTLIIQWLDVTQLEKNATLLFPECIKVSTRDNEYFFSMFLNISETFKLMEQLANIAMRQLLDNEGFLEDRNLPKPTRPLKNISALKRDLDARAKNEQYRATFRLPRDERLDGHTDCTLWTPFAKIHIPGQMFVSNNYICFASKEEEACHLIIPLREVTIVEKADSSSVLPSPLSISTKGKMTFLFANLKDRNFLVQRISDFLQRTSLQSAGGDNGGDQRAVTRKGSSGNATYEAPKLVPSSPIDDGSSIPQKINNTEAPTTSHGLLKLYQREDNEEQGPKWTKEKMKEESWNIHFFEYGRGMCMYRTSKTRELVLKGIPENLRGELWLLFSGALNEMATHPGYYADLVEKSTGQCNLATDEIERDLHRSMPEHPAFQNDLGIAALRRVLTAYAFRNPNIGYCQAMNIVTSVLLLYCNEEEAFWLLVSLCERMLPDYYNTRVVGALVDQGVFEELTRDFLPQLSEKMQDLGVISTISLSWFLTLFLSVMPFESAVVVVDCFFYEGIKLILQLSLAVLEANNESLLNSNDEGEAMTVLGRYLDNVVNKHSVSPPIPHLHALLTSGDEPPVEVDIFDLIKASYEKFNSLRADDIEQMRFKQRLKVIQSLEDSAKRSVVRAISTDLGFSMEELDDMYVLFKAQHLMSCYWGGNRTSSNRHDPSLPYLEQYRIDLEQFQELFTQLTPWSFGPHTSILAARIFRLLDTNKDSLINFKEFVTGLGGMYHGDMTDKLKFLYKLHLPPALSAEETESALEATNFFTEDVTPEDSEGQGNGSTSENSDSQDKKEEKTASAPDYKYYLRMWANEKEKKKETIKDLPKMNQEQFIELCKTFYNMFSEDPVEQELYHAIATVASLLLRIGEVGKKFSNPPLRNSEGGQTNMTRDPSSEEEEQTSGLEGSTKEDQTTVPIAVPGNSQSAITQDDIQKLKKEVGNAERNSPPTQPTSDDDTKDDTSVSSYSMVSASSLQCEDIADDTVLVGCDAGNATPKYGSTIDAEWSISFEQILASMLTEQALVSYFEKKADITQKIKQKKVERQISSSSEHELSSVSG, from the exons gTTTGCTAGTgggaactcttgatgttgtatTGGACTCCAGCGCCCGTGTCGCCCCTTATCGAATATTACACCAGACCCAGGAATCCCAGATCTATTGGACTGTGGCTTGTG GATCATCGCGGAAGGAGATCACCGagcactgggagtggctggagaACAATCTTCTGCAGACTCTCTCCATCTTTGAAAATGAGGACGACATCACAACATTTGTCAAAGGGAAAATCCAT GGAATCATCGCTGAGGAGAACAAGAGTCTGCTGCCCAAGGATGAAGAGGACCCTGGGAAGTTCAAGGAAGCCGAACTGAAGATGCGGAAGCAGTTTGGGATGCCTGAGGTGGAGAAGCTGGTAAACTACTACTCCTGCAGCTACTGGAAGGGGCGGGTGCCCAGACAAGGGTGGCTCTACCTGACGGTCAACCATCTCTGCTTCTATTCATTTTTGTTGGGAAAAGAAG TGACATTGATCATCCAGTGGCTGGATGTGACTCAGCTTGAGAAGAACGCGACGCTGCTTTTCCCAGAGTGTATCAAGGTCAGCACCAGGGACAATGAATATTTTTTCTCGATGTTCCTCAACATCAGCGAAACTTTCAAGCTCATGGAACAGCTGGCCAACATTGCCATGAGACAGCTTCTAGACAACGAGGGCTTCCTAGAGGATCGGAACCTGCCCAAACCTACACGTCCGCTCAAAAACATCTCCGCTCTGaagag AGACCTGGATGCTCGGGCAAAGAATGAACAGTATCGCGCTACCTTCCGACTTCCCAGGGATGAGAGGCTGGACGGACACACGGATTGTACACTGTGGACACCGTTTGCCAAGATACATATCCCTGGTCAGATGTTTGTTTCCAATAACTACATTTGCTTTGCCagcaaggaggaggaggcatgtcACCTTATCATACCCCTCCGGGAG GTAACCATAGTGGAGAAGGCGGATAGCTCCAGCGTGCTTCCCAGTCCATTGTCCATCAGTACCAAAGGGAAAATGACCTTTCTGTTTGCCAATCTTAAAGACAGAAACTTTCTGGTCCAGCGCATCTCGGATTTCCTTCAGAGGACGTcgctgcagagtgctgggggagaCAACGGCGGGGACCAACGGGCTGTGACGCGGAAAGGAAGCAGCGGAAATGCAACATATGAG GCACCAAAACTAGTCCCCAGTAGTCCAATAGATGATGGATCCAGCATTCCCCAGAAGATCAATAACACAGAGGCTCCTACGACCTCTCACGGGCTCCTGAAACTCTATCAGAGAGAAGACAATGAAGAGCAAGGTCCAAAATGG ACCAAGGAGAAAATGAAGGAGGAGTCCTGGAACATCCACTTCTTTGAGTATGGCCGTGGGATGTGCATGTATCGGACATCCAAGACCCGTGAACTTGTTCTGAAAGGCATTCCCGAAAACTTACGAGGGGAACTCTGGCTCTTGTTCTCAG GGGCCTTGAATGAGATGGCTACACACCCGGGTTATTATGCTGATCTGGTTGAGAAATCCACAGGACAATGTAACCTTGCAACAGATGAGATAGAACGTGACCTCCATCGCTCTATGCCTGAGCACCCTGCCTTCCAGAACGACCTAGGAATAGCTGCGTTACGCCGCGTGCTGACCGCTTATGCTTTCCGTAACCCTAATATTGGCTACTGCCAG GCGATGAATATAGTGACCTCTGTTCTGCTTCTCTACTGCAATGAGGAAGAGGCGTTCTGGCTGCTGGTTTCTCTGTGTGAGCGGATGCTTCCCGATTATTACAACACTCGGGTTGTGG GAGCCTTAGTGGACCAGGGTGTGTTTGAAGAACTGACACGAGATTTCCTGCCGCAGCTGTCTGAGAAGATGCAGGACCTGGGAGTGATCTCCACCATTTCTCTGTCTTGGTTCCTCACCTTGTTCCTCAGCGTCATGCCCTTTGAGAGCGCCGTGGTGGTTGTCGACTGCTTTTTCTATGAAGGGATCAAACTGATTCTGCAGTTGTCGCTGGCTGTGCTCGAGGCCAACAATGAAAGCCTGTTAAACTCCAACGATGAAGGGGAAGCCATGACTGTTCTTGGCAG ATATCTTGACAATGTGGTGAACAAGCACAGCGTGTCCCCTCCGATCCCCCACCTGCACGCCCTTCTCACCAGTGGAGATGAACCTCCGGTTGAAGTTGACATATTCGACCTCATCAAAGCTTCTTACGAG AAGTTCAACAGCCTGAGAGCAGATGACATAGAGCAGATGCGGTTTAAGCAGAGGCTGAAGGTGATACAGTCTTTGGAGGATTCAGCAAAGAGAAGTGTg GTGAGAGCCATTTCCACCGATCTTGGCTTTTCCATGGAAGAACTTGATGATATGTATGTTCTGTTCAAG GCTCAGCATCTGATGAGCTGTTACTGGGGAGGGAACCGCACATCCAGCAATCGCCATGACCCCAGCCTGCCATATCTGGAGCAGTACCGCATAGATCTGGAACAGTTTCAGGAGTTATTCACTCAACTCACCCCTTGGTCTTTTGGCCCGCACACTTCCATCCTGGCTGCCCGCATTTTCCGATTGTTGGACACCAACAAAGATTCGCTAATAAACTTTAAGGAGTTTGTAACTGGACTTG GAGGAATGTATCACGGTGATATGACGGACAAGCTTAAATTTCTGTACAAACTACATCTGCCACCTG CTCTGAGTGCAGAAGAAACAGAATCCGCCCTGGAAGCCACAAACTTCTTCACTGAGGATGTAACTCCAGAAG ACTCTGAAGGACAGGGCAATGGATCAACATCTGAGAACAGTGACTCCCAAGATAAAAAAG AGGAGAAAACAGCCAGCGCTCCTGACTACAAGTACTACCTGCGCATGTGGGCTAatgagaaggagaagaagaaggagactaTCAAGGATCTGCCCAAGATGAACCAG GAGCAGTTCATTGAGCTATGCAAGACATTTTACAACATGTTCAGCGAGGACCCCGTTGAACAAGAACTATACCACGCCATAGCCACGGTGGCGAGCCTGCTGCTGCGTATTGGTGAGGTGGGAAAGAAGTTCTCCAATCCTCCCCTTAGGAATTCTGAGGGGGGGCAAACAAATATGACTAGAGATCCCTCCAGTGAGGAAGAGGAGCAAACCTCGGGCCTAGAGGGAAGCACGAAAGAAGATCAGACTACGGTACCCATTGCCGTTCCTGGAAACTCTCAGTCTGCTATCACCCAAGATGACatccaaaaactgaaaaaagaagTGGGTAACGCTGAAAGAAACAGCCCTCCTACACAGCCCACCTCGGATGACGACACCAAGGATGATACGTCCGTCTCCTCTTACTCCATGGTGAGCGCCAGCTCGCTCCAGTGCGAGGATATCGCGGATGACACAGTGTTAGTCGGGTGCGACGCTGGCAACGCAACGCCCAAGTACGGCAGCACCATAGACGCAGAATGGTCAATCTCCTTTGAACAGATTCTGGCTTCCATGTTGACGGAGCAAGCCCTGGTCAGCTACTTTGAGAAAAAAGCGGACATTACGCAGAAGATTAAGCAGAAGAAAGTCGAAAGACAAATCAGCTCCTCGAGCGAACATGAACTCTCTTCTGTCTCGGGATGA